The DNA sequence GACCCGCCATTGATAGGTGGGGTTGGTTCCTCCGTTGGTGGCAGTAGCAGTAAAGGTGATATTTTGCCCGGCACAGATCGTGTTGTTGGTAGCGTCAGATGTGATGGTTGCCGTGGCAGTAGTTATAGGGTTAAAAGTAACTGTGCTGGCACTCGATGGTCTGGTACATCCATTGGCTGTTACTTCTACTACATAGCTACCAGCAGCACTTACAGTGAGTTGGTTGCTATTGGTGCCAATGTTGACTCCATCTTTTTTCCATTGATAAGTAGCCCCAGTTACAGCGGTAGCAGTAAGTGTTCCGCTGGTACCACAAAAAAGGACTGATGCGCCATTTTCAATGCTAGAAGCAAAGTCTGACACTGTAATGGTGACTGTACTGGCTTGTACTACTGATGAACACCCCGTTTTTGTAGCCAATACATTAAAAGTAGTAGTAGCAGACAGGTTTCCGGTAGGCAAGTTGATCGTACCACCTGTACCTGTTACTGGGGTACCTACATTACTGTTATCGGCATTGTTGCGTAATTGATAGCTTATTCCCGTTTCGGAGCTGGCTACAGTTACATTTACCCCTGTGCCTGAGCATATTGCGGTACTACTTGCACCTATGGTTAGGCCAGTATTTGGGAGGTTAATTGTAGTAATGGCATGGGTAGAGGTAAGGGTACTTTCGCAGCTTCCTATGCTGGCTTTTACACTAATAGTAACATTAGCTGATAATGCTCCAGTAGTCAAGGTAATGTCACCACCAGTACTGGTAATTGGATTGCCAGTATTGGCACTTCCGCTGAACAATTGATAAGTTACCCCATTTGTTGAACCTGTGATGGTAAAGCTTACTGTTTCGCCACTACAGATCGTAGTCTTGTCTGGGGTGACTGTTAGACCAACTGCAGGAGTTGAAACTACCGAAATGGTTTGTTTGCCAGTAAGTTCTGCGCCTGCAACACAAGCTCCTCCGGTTGCCAAAATATTAAAAGTAGTATTGGCAGCTAAGTTTCCAGTGCCAAACGTAATGGTTCCTCCGTTGCCTGGTACGGTGGCCCCTACATTACTGTCACCAGCATCATTACGCAATTGATAAGTCACCCCGGTTTGAGACTTAAGCAAGGTAATCGTACCTGCTGTACCACTACAAATAGTGCTGGAAAGTGCCCCTACGATCAGGTCTTGCTTAATAACAGTAACAGTTTGGGTAGTATTTAGCACTACCGAACAGCCTCCGGCATTGGTGGCCAGTACACTAAAGGTTTCGTCGGCAGTAAGAGCCCCAGTATTAAAATTTAAAGTTCCGCCATTACCTGCTTGGGTAGCACCTACATTGGTAGTCCCTTTTCTTAGCTGATAGGTTACTCCCACTTCAGAGGTGGCTACTGTAATGTCAGTAGCTCCATTGGGGCATACAATATTGCCTGCAGCGCCTACGGTAAGCCCAGCGTTGGGGGGAGCCGCTTGTATGACCGGAATGGTGAGGTAGTTGTTGGCGTAGCTACACTCAGCGGTACCTGTAGTGGTAGTATTGGCAGCCAGGGTATAAGTGGCAGCTGAGTGGTTATGGTTAAGCAATATATGCAGGTTGGTCAATACACCAGAGGTAGAGCTACCACTTACCAGTATTGAGCCATTGATGGGTACTGCTTCACTGGTAGTAAGCTCTTGCACAAGATTAGGGGTGTTGTTGTAAGGGTCTTGATCAAATACGGCAATTTTTACTCCTGCCGGCAGGGTGGCACTTCCTTCATTTTTTACAATAAAGCTGTAATTAATTACCCCACCATTTTGGCAGATGTTGGTAGCACCTCCGTTGAGTTCTGCCGTCATATCGGGTGCTGGGAAAATATGGTCTCCAGCCACGTCGTATAAGCTTGCCTGGTTTAAAAATGTATTCAATATTTTTTTGTAGGGCTTGCCGTCAAAGCCCGTAACATTGACATAGTTTTGTTGTACTCTTGGAATGGTCAAATTGTCGTTTACATTGGTAATAAAGTAATTGTGTTGGTTCCATACTGCCCGCGAAGGTCGCCATACCCTATTGGTTGATTTAAGGCAACGTACATAGGCTTGTTCAGTATCTATGGGACCGTTGGCGTCTTGAGCGGTAAGTATAATCTCAGTTTGCCCGTCACCGTTTACGTCTACTACCACAGGGTTGTCGTACCGAGTACCCGACCGGGAAATAATCGTAGTTTTCAAAGCACCAGTTTGTCCGTTGTATACCACCAAATTTTCTTCTTCACTATATACTACCTCACTTACCCCATCTCCATCAAAATCAAATACTGTACTAGAGGTTCGCTCTGAGCCATCGTCCAGCCCCGTTTTCTCCCATTTGCTAGTAAGGGTACCAGTGCCAGGGGTACCAGTAGGGTCTAATACTATGTAGAGGTCTTTACCTGCTACGCCTATTTCCAACTCGTCGTCTGCATCAAAGTTGGCTACGTTGGCACGTCCTCCTTTGGTAGTACTTGTGAGGGTGTAGGTAGAGTATAGCTGCGCCGAAGTTTGTAGGTCCCACACGTATACTTTACCGCTGCTCACTACTATACCATCCAAGTCGCCATCGTTGTCAACATCAGCTATTGAGGTTACCCCATCGCCTAGCCCTCCAGCAGCAGTTACTTCTGCGTTGAGAGTACCAGTTGCAACGTTTACTGAATATACAGTGTTACCTGCTACTAACTCTAGCCCTGAGCAGTTGGCGCAAGCCCCATCTGCCAATACATCTACTGCTACAGAGAAAGGTTCATTTTCTCCGCTATGCGCTCCACTAGAGCCTGACCCATCTACCAAACGTGTACCATTGACAGCCGAGTAAATTTTATTACCGACGTATACTTCTACCACCCCATCGTGGTTAAAATCGGCAAGGTTGGGGGTGTAAAGCCTGTTTTCGGCAGTAGCAGATTCGAAAGTTTTGGTAAGGGTACCGTTGGCATAGTCATACCTTTCGAGGTTACCAGTCGCATTGAAAAAGAACACCTCCCCTAAGCCGTCCCGGTCTACATCTCCAATGGCTACTGAGGTAAAAACGTCGTTGTCACTAATACTTATATTTACTTCTACTTGTCCTGTCACTCCATTAAACATATACAACTTACCAGGATTGTCTTGTTTTGCCACTACTTCGGGCACTCCATCACCATCCATGTCGCCTACCATTACGGTGGCGCGTTGGTCAAAAGGAGCGGTACCTGGTTGGTTATTGTCGCCATCTACCCCACCATTGGCACTTCGGGTGTTCCATATTTCTACCAGGTTAAAATCTCCAGGATTGGCTGTAAAATTACAACTGGGAATAGGGTTGCCATAGAAAAAGCCATCGCAATTGGAGCTACTGGTACAATCAGGGTCATAACAGTCAATCAGCCCATCGCCGTCATCGTCAATGCCATTGTCGCATATTTCTGTAGCCATAATGCGGGTAGGGGTGATAAGTTCCGGTTTGTTGTCATTGTTACCCAAAGGGGTAAGCAGTTTTTTTTCTGGTTTTAAAACAGGCTTGTTTGCTATAGCAGAGGAAGTCAAATTTGATGGGCTGCTATTTTTAGCCAGCCAATTCAAATTAAAACCCAAAAGAGCCACAAAGCTCAATACCAAAATCCATTTCTGAAGATACCAGTTGCGGGTATATTTTTTTTGCAAAAATAAATTGTTAATCCTATTCATCATTTTTGTTCAATGAGTTTATAATAAAGTTTTGTATTTCTGTAAGAAAGTATAATGCATAGCAGGGTGCTTCAATACTTGACTTGCCATTGAATTCAACCGCAAGTACTTTACCTGATAAACTATTACATTTTTTTGATAAGCAGGAGCATTATTGTGAATGCCAGTTGTAGTTTGACCTTTGTGTTAGAAAGTAGTGTGTGCTGGTATGTTGAGTTAATTTAAGAACAAATATTTAAATTATGATAGGCTTTATGAGGTTGTTTATAGCGGATTTATTCTGTATAACTAACTGATTCAAAAGTATATAGTATTTATGTAAACTACAAGTCAAATAGAGGGTTCAAAGTAAATACAGGTGTTTTTACGTATAAAAAACAGTAAAAACAACTAGGTATATTGTGGTTAAATTTAGTAGGCAAGTAGCGAGTAAGGCTAGCTAAGCTATCGGAGGGGAGGCATTGTTGCCTTACATCGCTGTACAATTCTTCTGGAGTTTGTACATTATTTGTGTATTTCTGGACAATTACTCCCTTGTTTAATTACAAGTTTTTTAGGAATATTGCCAATTATTACAAAAATGTAAAACCAACGCAAGTTATGGCAAAAAAATATGGCAATACCTGGTGGGGGCAACAGTGGCTCAATGCTTTGAACAATATAGATTTTTCTAACCGCTTGCCCAGAGGACGTACCTATGCCAACAAAGGGGCCGTGCTGGATGTAGAGATCAAAGAGAATGTAGTGACTGCCAAAGTACAGGGATCCGAACGTTACCCGTACAAGCAAAAGCTGGAGATCAAAGAATTTTCTGATGCCGAAAAAGACGATATCCTGGATATTATTACCGAAGACCCCTTCATTTTGTCATCTTTGCTCAACCGGGAGCTCCCCCATGACTTATTGGATATTTTGAATAACAAAGGCATCCAACTGTTTCCTAATAGTTGGCGTAGTATTCAAGGCTCTTGCTCTTGCCCCGATTGGGCGGTGCCTTGCAAACACCTGGCGGCAGTGATTTATATCATTGGCAACGAGATAGACAAAAACCCTTTCATGGTGTTTTTGTTGCATGGGCTCGATGTGTTGGCTGAAATACAAAAAAGAGGGTTTACCTCGCACGGAGACTTTAAGCTGCCTGTAACCCCTTTGCGCAAGCTACTGGCAGACCCCAGCCAATCGCAGGACTACAGCTATCAACTAGCCCTCACCAAAAAAATTGATTTTTCGACCTTACCACCCAGCAAAGAAAACTTGTTACAGTTGTTGCCTGCCAAGCCATTGTTTTTTCATGAGAAAGACTTCAAGGGTTTGTTAGAACAGGCATATACCAAAGTAGCAAAAGGAGTGAAAAAAGAACAAAAGCTACTACCCGAAGTAGAAGAAAGTTTTTTTGATGCCCACCACGGCGAAGTCAGTATTATTTTAGGCAGTATGCTGGACTTGCATTATGCAGTGCTCAAGCCCGAAAATGAACAAGTGCAAGCACCACCTATACGAAATACCATGAGCCTAATAGGGCATGTGCGTGAATTGAACCCTGCTCACTTACATCGTCACCACCCTTCGGTAGTTGCCCTGTATTTTACTTATCAGTTTACCACCTACCTTGCCACTAATTCGGCGTTTATTCCTGAGTTACTTGAGATAGAAGCCAACCTGTATGTCATTCGTTGGGTGCCTGCTTTGTTGGTAGACGAAGTGACGGCTATTTTTGATATTTTGGTACAACTGATGCCACCAGAGATGCTTGCGGTGACCGTGAAAGATAAATTAAATTTTGTAACGCCCGAAGAGCAGGTAAAAATGTTGACAGGAGTGTTTTTGCATCACTTCATGACTGAGCACTATACCTATAATAACAAACAGCAATACAACGATACGATTTTCTTAAGTTTTTTTGACCACAGTACTTTGTTTGTGCAAGGCTTTACCCAAAAAGAAAATGCCCAAGCGATTCAGAAATGGCTGCAGAAGTTTTACTTGAGCAACAAAGAGTATTTACCGGTGTTAAAGGTAGAAGAGATAGAAGACGACGAAATGTTTGAGCTTAGTTTTTGGGTGCAAAAACAAGGTGCTCAAATGGATAAGCTCATCAGTGTCAAAGACTTATTCCATTATAAAAAATACAAAGACCTTCGCTTGGGTATTATTCAAGACCTGGCGGTTTTGGCAGAGTATTTACCTGCAATCAAGCAGCTCATCAAAGAAAAAGGCGACTACCGTATATTGGTAGGCAGCGAAGATTTTGTGCAAATCTTTATGTACACTTTGCCTGCCCTACAGTTGCTTAGTATTCAAGTGTTGTTGCCCAAAGCCCTGCAACGCCTGGCACGCCCTCAGTTATCGGGCAGGGTACAAGCCGAAGGAAGTTCGGGAGCAAGCAAAAGTTTTGTAGACTTAAAGCAAATGTTGTCCTTCGATTGGCAGGTGGCTTTGGGCGATACGCTTTTGTCGCCCGACGAATTCAGAAAAGTAGTGCGCAAGTTGAAAGGCATTGTCAAACTCAATGATGAATATGTACTTTTTGACCAAAAAGAAGTAGAGACTTTGCTCAAAAAGCTGGATAAACCACCAAAAATAACGGATAGTGAGGTGCTCAGGGCAGCACTTGCCGCTGACTACAAGGGGGCTAAAGTAGGTTTAGATAACAAAGCCCGTGAGTTGATCAGAGGAATGGTAGCTTTTGATACGGTGGCTTCGCCCAAAGACTTAAAAGCAACCCTGCGCCCTTATCAGCAAAGGGGCTATGAATGGCTCTATAAAAATGCGCAATTGGGCTTTGGCAGTTTGCTTGCTGACGACATGGGCTTGGGCAAAACTCTACAGGTAATCAGTCTGATGCTTAAACTCAAAGAGGAGGGTAAGTTAAACAAGAAAAAAGCCTTGGTAATAGTACCTACTACTCTGCTGGGCAATTGGCAAAAAGAAATCAATAAGTTCGCTCCTGGTCTGCAAACTGCGATTTACCATGGACCCAACCGCCAACTTGATTTAAAACAGCCTGATATCATTATTACCTCTTATGGTATTGCCCGTAGCGACATACAAGTGTTGAGTAAGATCAAGTGGGCTTTTTTGGCCATTGACGAAGCCCAAAACATTAAAAACAATGCTACTGAGCAAACCAAGGCAATAAAAAAGATAAAAACCGATAGGGTGGTAGCAATGAGCGGTACCCCGGTAGAAAACCGCTTGTCGGAATACTGGAGTATTTTCGATTTTACCAATAAAGGATACCTGGGGGCGCTTACCAAGTTCAAAGACGAGTTTATCAAGCCTATTGAGCTAGAGCGAAGCCAAGCGCATTTAGACCGCTTTAAGAAGGTCACCGCACCTTTTATTTTGCGTAGGATCAAAACCGACAAAAGCATTATCAGTGACTTGCCTGATAAGATCACCAATGATCAGATTTGTAGCTTGACCAAGGAGCAAACGGCGCTTTATCAAAACGTAGTAGACATGATCATGCGCGAATTGAATGGAAAACAAGGTGAAGAGGGCAAAACCCGCAAAGGTTTGATTTTTCAGTTGATGAATGCCCTCAAGCAAATTTGTAATCACCCCAGTCATTACCTTAAGCACGCTCACCTTGACCCTGGTCAGTCGGGCAAAACCCAATTGTTACTTTCGTTGCTGGACAATATTTACGAAAATGGTGAAAAGACGCTTATTTTTACTCAATACCGAGAAATGGGTGATTTGTTACTGCCTTTACTTGAGCAACGTTACCACAATACCCCGCTTTGGTTGCACGGAGGAGTAAGCCGTAAGAAGCGTGACCAGATGGTAGAAGATTTTCAAAACAAGCCCCATGTGAAAACCATGTTGCTTTCGCTCAAAGCTGGAGGTACTGGGCTCAACCTGACCAAAGCCAGTAATGTGATTCATTACGACTTGTGGTGGAACCCTGCTGTAGAAAACCAGGCAACTGACCGGGCATACCGTATTGGGCAACAAAACAATGTGATGGTGTATAGAAT is a window from the Microscilla marina ATCC 23134 genome containing:
- a CDS encoding FG-GAP-like repeat-containing protein, which translates into the protein MMNRINNLFLQKKYTRNWYLQKWILVLSFVALLGFNLNWLAKNSSPSNLTSSAIANKPVLKPEKKLLTPLGNNDNKPELITPTRIMATEICDNGIDDDGDGLIDCYDPDCTSSSNCDGFFYGNPIPSCNFTANPGDFNLVEIWNTRSANGGVDGDNNQPGTAPFDQRATVMVGDMDGDGVPEVVAKQDNPGKLYMFNGVTGQVEVNISISDNDVFTSVAIGDVDRDGLGEVFFFNATGNLERYDYANGTLTKTFESATAENRLYTPNLADFNHDGVVEVYVGNKIYSAVNGTRLVDGSGSSGAHSGENEPFSVAVDVLADGACANCSGLELVAGNTVYSVNVATGTLNAEVTAAGGLGDGVTSIADVDNDGDLDGIVVSSGKVYVWDLQTSAQLYSTYTLTSTTKGGRANVANFDADDELEIGVAGKDLYIVLDPTGTPGTGTLTSKWEKTGLDDGSERTSSTVFDFDGDGVSEVVYSEEENLVVYNGQTGALKTTIISRSGTRYDNPVVVDVNGDGQTEIILTAQDANGPIDTEQAYVRCLKSTNRVWRPSRAVWNQHNYFITNVNDNLTIPRVQQNYVNVTGFDGKPYKKILNTFLNQASLYDVAGDHIFPAPDMTAELNGGATNICQNGGVINYSFIVKNEGSATLPAGVKIAVFDQDPYNNTPNLVQELTTSEAVPINGSILVSGSSTSGVLTNLHILLNHNHSAATYTLAANTTTTGTAECSYANNYLTIPVIQAAPPNAGLTVGAAGNIVCPNGATDITVATSEVGVTYQLRKGTTNVGATQAGNGGTLNFNTGALTADETFSVLATNAGGCSVVLNTTQTVTVIKQDLIVGALSSTICSGTAGTITLLKSQTGVTYQLRNDAGDSNVGATVPGNGGTITFGTGNLAANTTFNILATGGACVAGAELTGKQTISVVSTPAVGLTVTPDKTTICSGETVSFTITGSTNGVTYQLFSGSANTGNPITSTGGDITLTTGALSANVTISVKASIGSCESTLTSTHAITTINLPNTGLTIGASSTAICSGTGVNVTVASSETGISYQLRNNADNSNVGTPVTGTGGTINLPTGNLSATTTFNVLATKTGCSSVVQASTVTITVSDFASSIENGASVLFCGTSGTLTATAVTGATYQWKKDGVNIGTNSNQLTVSAAGSYVVEVTANGCTRPSSASTVTFNPITTATATITSDATNNTICAGQNITFTATATNGGTNPTYQWRVNGNDVAGATQATFTSNSLNNSDVVTVVMTSSLPCTPAVTSNEISVTVNAIPSVTFTGVEANVEGNNQVTINEGNSVTINLTGAVSYTWTPATGINSQSTDGAQAVLAPTSTTTYTVTATNAAGCQSNGSDTLQVIVTPNTDIFIPSLFSPNGDGQNDRFIVRGNGIQTLRFRVFDRSGHLMYETRSVDEAMTTGWDGTRGGVNQPIGMYTWSIIGTFVDGREISFKGAKAGKINLLR
- a CDS encoding DEAD/DEAH box helicase — encoded protein: MAKKYGNTWWGQQWLNALNNIDFSNRLPRGRTYANKGAVLDVEIKENVVTAKVQGSERYPYKQKLEIKEFSDAEKDDILDIITEDPFILSSLLNRELPHDLLDILNNKGIQLFPNSWRSIQGSCSCPDWAVPCKHLAAVIYIIGNEIDKNPFMVFLLHGLDVLAEIQKRGFTSHGDFKLPVTPLRKLLADPSQSQDYSYQLALTKKIDFSTLPPSKENLLQLLPAKPLFFHEKDFKGLLEQAYTKVAKGVKKEQKLLPEVEESFFDAHHGEVSIILGSMLDLHYAVLKPENEQVQAPPIRNTMSLIGHVRELNPAHLHRHHPSVVALYFTYQFTTYLATNSAFIPELLEIEANLYVIRWVPALLVDEVTAIFDILVQLMPPEMLAVTVKDKLNFVTPEEQVKMLTGVFLHHFMTEHYTYNNKQQYNDTIFLSFFDHSTLFVQGFTQKENAQAIQKWLQKFYLSNKEYLPVLKVEEIEDDEMFELSFWVQKQGAQMDKLISVKDLFHYKKYKDLRLGIIQDLAVLAEYLPAIKQLIKEKGDYRILVGSEDFVQIFMYTLPALQLLSIQVLLPKALQRLARPQLSGRVQAEGSSGASKSFVDLKQMLSFDWQVALGDTLLSPDEFRKVVRKLKGIVKLNDEYVLFDQKEVETLLKKLDKPPKITDSEVLRAALAADYKGAKVGLDNKARELIRGMVAFDTVASPKDLKATLRPYQQRGYEWLYKNAQLGFGSLLADDMGLGKTLQVISLMLKLKEEGKLNKKKALVIVPTTLLGNWQKEINKFAPGLQTAIYHGPNRQLDLKQPDIIITSYGIARSDIQVLSKIKWAFLAIDEAQNIKNNATEQTKAIKKIKTDRVVAMSGTPVENRLSEYWSIFDFTNKGYLGALTKFKDEFIKPIELERSQAHLDRFKKVTAPFILRRIKTDKSIISDLPDKITNDQICSLTKEQTALYQNVVDMIMRELNGKQGEEGKTRKGLIFQLMNALKQICNHPSHYLKHAHLDPGQSGKTQLLLSLLDNIYENGEKTLIFTQYREMGDLLLPLLEQRYHNTPLWLHGGVSRKKRDQMVEDFQNKPHVKTMLLSLKAGGTGLNLTKASNVIHYDLWWNPAVENQATDRAYRIGQQNNVMVYRMITQGTFEEKINAMIQTKKELADLTVSTGENWIGDMSNQELKEVFDLEKG